From a region of the Methylocystis hirsuta genome:
- the hemJ gene encoding protoporphyrinogen oxidase HemJ, producing the protein MYVWIKALHVIAIIAWMAGLLYLPRLFVYHASAETRSLSDTFKIMERRLYRYIMTPAMLVAWMTGVYLAIEGGALSSGWFHVKATLVVLLTAAHIHDGALMRRFAEDANVHSPRYYRIFNELPTLLMIGVVILVIVKPF; encoded by the coding sequence ATGTACGTCTGGATCAAGGCGCTGCATGTGATCGCCATCATCGCGTGGATGGCGGGGCTTCTCTATCTGCCGCGTCTCTTCGTCTACCACGCCAGCGCTGAAACGCGCTCTCTCTCCGATACGTTCAAGATCATGGAGCGCCGGCTCTATCGCTACATCATGACGCCGGCGATGCTCGTCGCCTGGATGACCGGCGTCTATCTGGCGATCGAGGGCGGGGCGCTGTCGTCGGGATGGTTTCATGTGAAAGCGACGCTCGTCGTGCTGCTGACCGCCGCGCATATTCATGACGGCGCGCTGATGCGCCGTTTCGCGGAGGACGCCAATGTTCATTCGCCGCGCTACTATCGAATCTTCAATGAACTGCCGACCCTGTTGATGATCGGCGTCGTTATTCTGGTGATCGTCAAGCCGTTCTGA